One genomic window of Ruminococcus gauvreauii includes the following:
- a CDS encoding ASKHA domain-containing protein yields the protein MKSSEKIYLTLLPPTEEDPRSDQLRILDALSALGYSPAEIPLAVLQQLHRSCMKENYRITVSLVYREKDWVVTAVEPGDTRDTHYGIAVDYGSTTIVMQMIDLNTGKVAAQASEMNGQIQYGTDILTRITYTMESSSHAEDMHRATAETFRRLLLCLTQETGIPAECCTLMIISGNTTMIHFLLKLDASTVFFAPYTPVALTPGWFFGKEIGLDFSGIVYIIPAASNYIGGDIVSGLLNLDFCQSDEVKLFFDIGTNGELVIGNREWLLAGAGAAGPALEGYISRFGIRAQNGAVDSVKIQDGELSVTTIGNQKPVGICGSGIIDLLAQMRIHGWINIAGTFNPDASSRITYLPEESQYVVIYADARESALGEPLYFSQTDLSQYLDTKAAAHTMIDCILEYAGCSEAEITRCYLSGAFAAHSDLNSAITIGMFPDLPRERYVCIANASLDGARTLLLDRSRLKDINYFTETLYCIQFASIPDFIVRMQAAKFIPHTDLKRYPSVLFLE from the coding sequence ATGAAATCCAGTGAGAAAATATATCTTACATTATTGCCGCCGACCGAAGAAGACCCGAGGAGTGATCAGTTGAGGATCTTAGACGCATTGTCGGCTCTTGGGTATTCTCCCGCAGAAATCCCGCTTGCGGTGCTTCAGCAGCTTCACCGCTCATGTATGAAGGAGAATTACCGAATTACCGTGAGTCTGGTTTACCGTGAAAAGGACTGGGTGGTCACTGCCGTTGAGCCTGGTGATACCCGGGATACTCATTATGGAATTGCTGTGGATTACGGTTCCACCACCATTGTTATGCAGATGATTGATTTGAATACCGGCAAGGTGGCCGCGCAGGCCAGTGAAATGAACGGGCAGATTCAATATGGAACGGATATCTTAACACGTATCACTTATACGATGGAATCTTCTTCCCATGCAGAGGACATGCATCGTGCAACAGCCGAAACATTCCGGCGTCTGCTCCTTTGTTTGACACAGGAAACAGGAATTCCGGCAGAATGCTGTACTCTGATGATTATTTCCGGCAATACCACCATGATTCATTTCCTGTTGAAGCTGGATGCCAGTACCGTATTCTTCGCACCGTACACCCCGGTTGCTCTGACCCCCGGATGGTTTTTCGGAAAGGAAATCGGGCTTGATTTTTCCGGTATCGTATACATTATTCCGGCGGCGTCCAATTATATCGGAGGTGATATCGTCAGTGGACTTTTGAATCTGGACTTTTGTCAAAGTGATGAAGTTAAGCTGTTCTTTGATATTGGCACAAATGGAGAATTGGTGATTGGCAACCGCGAATGGCTCCTGGCCGGAGCAGGAGCGGCCGGACCCGCTCTGGAGGGTTATATCAGCCGCTTTGGTATCCGGGCCCAGAACGGCGCGGTAGATTCTGTGAAAATCCAGGATGGGGAACTTTCTGTGACAACGATCGGCAATCAGAAGCCTGTGGGAATCTGCGGTTCCGGCATCATTGACTTGCTGGCACAGATGAGAATTCACGGATGGATTAATATCGCCGGCACATTCAATCCCGATGCCTCCTCAAGAATCACTTACTTGCCGGAAGAAAGTCAGTATGTCGTTATCTATGCCGATGCCAGGGAATCTGCCCTGGGTGAACCGCTGTATTTTTCCCAAACAGACCTCAGCCAATACCTTGATACAAAGGCGGCTGCTCATACGATGATTGATTGTATTCTGGAATATGCCGGATGCAGTGAAGCGGAGATTACCCGCTGTTATCTTTCAGGGGCTTTTGCTGCACATTCAGACCTGAACTCGGCAATAACCATCGGAATGTTCCCGGATTTGCCTCGTGAGAGATACGTCTGCATCGCCAATGCCTCTCTGGATGGTGCCCGTACTCTGTTGCTGGACCGCTCGCGTTTGAAAGACATAAACTATTTTACAGAAACACTTTATTGCATACAGTTTGCTTCCATACCGGATTTTATAGTGCGCATGCAGGCAGCAAAATTTATTCCACACACGGATCTGAAAAGGTATCCATCGGTTCTGTTTTTAGAGTAG
- a CDS encoding glycerophosphodiester phosphodiesterase family protein: MTKNKIKGMEVRTAFSVIIQNWSALISFELIYKIVGISLFFPSLGSVTNYLPDLINESHLSQENIVRLFSSPAAILVLLCVGVMLGAYLYVEIIALTLYCEKSWNREKITAWKLVRMSFIKILGMFNIRRVASFLLLFFMPLTFFGTASAFLRKFKIPEFIMTAITDNRLSVCLLAAVIIFVNYMFFLYLFGYPTLLLTDYSFRDSWKVSMNLLKGRKIRTIGKLFSYILVFLTVLSVVWIIAVSIIAGFSKFLHGANEGRWYFGMSFNTFTGVWNLVTGAVLSVFFCAITIVLYHCYRGEIRPGAVKKTWTVKRVIIRSAVVFTVIVTLIFMGDTELGRQFFSSDSSGAAVIAHRAGAAFAPENTVAALNEAIEDGADMAEIDVQQLKDGTLVVLHDTNFKRTTGVDLNTWNTEYGQVKELDAGRYYSPQYAREPVPLLEEMLRAAKGKIDLMIELKTTGHEKSLVEDTLALIEKYDMEQQCNIASMDLDLLRQVKSLKPGLEATYISVLLVSRSYDLQQIDCYSVETTFLSRELVFSAHAQGKLVYGWTASSDDTIEKVLGCDVDGIVTDNPLLVRYIMDTSGENPLMDEVTDIFF; this comes from the coding sequence ATGACAAAAAATAAAATTAAAGGTATGGAAGTTCGGACGGCCTTTTCTGTTATTATACAAAACTGGAGTGCACTGATATCTTTTGAACTGATCTATAAAATAGTGGGAATCAGCTTATTTTTTCCGTCTCTTGGTTCTGTAACGAACTATCTGCCTGACCTGATCAATGAGAGTCATCTCAGTCAGGAAAACATTGTCAGGTTATTCAGCAGTCCCGCTGCGATTTTGGTACTGTTGTGCGTTGGCGTCATGTTGGGAGCGTATCTGTATGTAGAAATTATTGCATTAACGCTATATTGCGAAAAAAGCTGGAATAGAGAAAAGATAACTGCGTGGAAACTGGTTCGCATGTCATTCATAAAAATTCTTGGCATGTTTAACATCAGGCGCGTTGCATCTTTTCTTCTGTTATTCTTTATGCCTCTTACCTTTTTCGGGACTGCCAGTGCTTTTTTACGAAAATTCAAGATTCCTGAGTTTATCATGACTGCAATTACAGACAACAGGCTATCTGTTTGTTTGCTGGCAGCGGTAATTATTTTTGTTAATTATATGTTTTTTCTTTATTTGTTTGGATATCCGACACTTCTTCTGACGGATTACTCCTTTCGTGATTCATGGAAAGTAAGTATGAATCTGTTAAAAGGAAGAAAGATACGTACGATAGGAAAACTTTTTTCTTATATTCTTGTGTTTTTGACGGTACTTAGTGTTGTGTGGATCATTGCGGTAAGCATCATCGCCGGGTTTTCCAAGTTCTTGCATGGGGCGAATGAAGGTCGATGGTATTTTGGAATGTCCTTCAATACCTTTACAGGTGTCTGGAATCTTGTGACAGGTGCAGTTCTCTCCGTGTTCTTTTGTGCCATTACAATTGTTTTATATCACTGTTACAGGGGAGAAATACGTCCCGGAGCAGTAAAGAAGACCTGGACGGTGAAGAGGGTGATAATTCGCTCGGCTGTAGTATTCACTGTGATTGTTACGCTTATTTTTATGGGGGATACTGAATTGGGCAGGCAGTTTTTCAGCTCAGACAGTTCGGGGGCAGCAGTGATCGCGCACCGTGCCGGTGCAGCTTTTGCACCGGAAAACACAGTGGCTGCATTAAATGAGGCAATTGAAGACGGGGCAGATATGGCAGAAATTGATGTTCAGCAGCTAAAAGACGGTACGCTTGTAGTTCTGCATGATACGAATTTTAAAAGAACCACGGGTGTGGACTTGAATACCTGGAATACCGAATACGGACAGGTAAAAGAGCTGGACGCAGGAAGATATTATTCTCCCCAATATGCCCGGGAACCGGTGCCTTTGCTGGAAGAGATGCTGAGGGCTGCCAAAGGAAAGATTGACCTTATGATAGAGCTCAAGACGACAGGGCATGAGAAAAGCCTTGTTGAGGATACACTTGCGCTTATTGAGAAATATGATATGGAACAGCAGTGTAATATCGCATCGATGGATCTGGATTTGCTGCGTCAGGTAAAATCATTGAAGCCTGGATTAGAAGCAACGTATATCTCGGTTTTGCTTGTATCCAGGTCCTATGATCTGCAGCAGATTGACTGTTATAGTGTGGAGACAACGTTCTTATCGAGAGAACTTGTGTTTTCGGCACATGCTCAGGGAAAACTGGTGTACGGATGGACAGCCAGCAGTGATGACACCATTGAAAAGGTACTCGGATGCGATGTTGATGGTATCGTTACAGATAATCCTCTGCTGGTGCGGTATATCATGGATACATCAGGGGAAAATCCCTTAATGGATGAGGTTACAGACATATTCTTTTAA
- a CDS encoding cold-shock protein — protein sequence MNKGTVKWFNADKGYGFITGEDGSDVFVHFSGLAMDGYKTLEDGQSVVFETTQGNRGLQAVNVQVA from the coding sequence ATGAATAAGGGTACAGTAAAATGGTTTAACGCAGACAAAGGTTATGGTTTTATCACAGGAGAAGACGGATCTGACGTATTTGTTCATTTTTCCGGTCTTGCAATGGATGGCTACAAAACATTAGAAGACGGCCAGTCAGTTGTTTTCGAAACCACACAGGGAAATCGCGGTTTACAGGCTGTCAATGTACAGGTTGCATAA
- a CDS encoding L,D-transpeptidase family protein, translated as MNETEDKNTSPDLESRIDLAMDKIIQDTIGHIPVSEQIDNPDTKKKNKKEPKVKEPKKMEVKPVLKAPPVYADTLGPPEEEVDMPEKKKGIAGKIILVLFVLALLSGIGVYGYYAHNYSDKFFPGTTINNIDCEGLTADQAEALIKKKVEDYRIDLKFRGNEIKNFEGQTIAYSYAPDGSVEKAQKEQNPLLWIKGYFEPAHYEVAENITYDENALREQVMALDCMQPEAMQAPADAYIAFQNGHFEIVPEVEGTTIDTEAFFDAVKKAVSQSVAELSAEEQGVYAQPAVRSSDETLNRQVEELNSLTTASIIYQLPTGEEVLNGNTIRDWLSIDENGHYYKDEAVMQQKIAEYVADMASRVDTAGKDRPFTTTSGLEITVGGGDYGWKINQSEEIAELTRNIANNDQIAREPVYTSREVSTENNGFGNTYIELNLTDQELYYYQDGQIVVQSSFVSGKMTRDRYTPPGIFTLTYKQKDRVLRGDKLPDGSYSYESPVNYWMPFNGGIGLHDASWRGSFGGTIYKNGGSHGCINLPYSKAQAIYNIITKDVPIICFYTEQYSLR; from the coding sequence ATGAACGAAACAGAAGATAAAAACACATCACCCGACCTGGAATCCAGAATTGATTTGGCGATGGACAAGATCATTCAGGATACAATTGGCCATATTCCGGTGTCGGAACAGATAGATAACCCGGATACAAAAAAGAAGAATAAAAAAGAGCCAAAGGTGAAAGAACCAAAGAAAATGGAAGTAAAACCGGTATTAAAAGCGCCTCCGGTGTATGCTGACACTTTGGGACCGCCTGAGGAAGAGGTAGATATGCCTGAGAAGAAAAAAGGAATTGCCGGAAAGATCATTCTTGTTCTCTTTGTATTAGCGCTGCTGTCGGGAATCGGTGTTTATGGGTATTATGCTCATAATTACAGCGACAAATTCTTTCCGGGAACGACGATCAATAATATTGACTGTGAAGGGCTGACTGCGGACCAGGCAGAAGCTCTTATAAAGAAAAAAGTAGAAGATTACCGTATTGATCTGAAGTTCAGAGGGAATGAGATTAAGAACTTTGAGGGCCAGACCATAGCTTATTCCTATGCGCCGGACGGAAGCGTTGAAAAGGCCCAAAAAGAACAGAATCCGCTGCTGTGGATTAAAGGCTATTTTGAACCGGCCCATTATGAGGTGGCAGAAAATATCACATATGACGAAAATGCACTCAGGGAACAGGTGATGGCTCTGGATTGTATGCAGCCTGAAGCGATGCAGGCCCCGGCTGATGCATATATAGCATTTCAGAACGGACATTTTGAGATCGTTCCGGAAGTAGAGGGAACCACGATCGATACCGAGGCATTTTTTGATGCCGTGAAAAAGGCGGTATCCCAAAGTGTGGCAGAGCTTTCTGCGGAAGAACAGGGGGTCTATGCACAGCCTGCAGTCCGAAGCAGTGATGAGACACTCAACAGGCAGGTGGAAGAGCTTAACTCGCTTACGACAGCCAGCATAATTTATCAGCTTCCGACGGGAGAAGAAGTGCTGAATGGAAATACGATCCGTGACTGGCTTTCTATCGATGAAAATGGTCACTATTATAAAGATGAGGCAGTTATGCAGCAGAAGATTGCGGAATATGTCGCAGATATGGCATCCCGGGTCGATACTGCCGGAAAGGACCGTCCGTTTACAACCACCAGTGGTCTTGAGATTACGGTAGGAGGGGGAGATTACGGCTGGAAGATTAATCAGTCTGAGGAAATTGCCGAGCTGACGAGAAATATAGCGAATAATGATCAGATTGCCAGAGAACCTGTTTATACAAGCCGTGAAGTTTCTACAGAAAACAACGGATTTGGCAATACTTATATCGAACTGAATCTGACAGATCAGGAACTGTATTATTATCAGGACGGTCAGATCGTTGTTCAGAGTTCGTTTGTTTCCGGGAAGATGACGAGAGACAGATACACACCACCGGGAATCTTTACCCTGACTTATAAACAGAAAGACAGGGTTCTCCGCGGAGACAAACTGCCGGATGGAAGCTATTCGTATGAGTCGCCTGTCAATTACTGGATGCCGTTCAATGGAGGAATCGGTCTCCACGATGCGTCATGGAGAGGCTCGTTCGGAGGTACAATCTATAAGAACGGGGGATCACACGGCTGTATTAACCTTCCGTATTCCAAGGCACAGGCGATATACAATATCATAACGAAAGATGTGCCGATCATATGTTTTTATACAGAACAGTATTCATTAAGATAG
- a CDS encoding phosphatase PAP2 family protein translates to MENIKTKKSILPSYAILPLLSCVAVNFTVYLGVSWLTEGRKHYDLTLPVDRAVPVVPEFAAIYLGCYIFWIVNYLLIAKQGKEHCMRFVTADMMSRIICGLIYLVLPTTNVRPVLAGDGLWVTVLQMIYQADQPTRLFPSIHCLVSWFCYIGIRGRSNVHRGYRIFSCLFAILVCVSTQMTKQHYIVDVFGGILVAEGTYWLAIHTQLYRYPERLFDAASQKLLYRQRRSWGKEGES, encoded by the coding sequence ATGGAGAATATCAAGACAAAAAAATCAATACTGCCGTCATATGCCATTTTACCGCTGTTGTCCTGCGTGGCGGTGAATTTTACGGTTTATCTGGGAGTCAGCTGGCTGACAGAGGGACGAAAACACTATGACCTGACACTTCCGGTGGACAGAGCCGTGCCGGTGGTGCCGGAATTTGCTGCGATTTACCTGGGATGTTACATATTTTGGATTGTGAATTACCTCCTGATCGCGAAACAGGGAAAAGAGCATTGCATGCGGTTTGTAACCGCAGATATGATGTCCAGAATCATATGCGGGCTTATCTATCTGGTGCTTCCGACGACGAATGTCAGACCGGTTTTGGCGGGGGACGGATTATGGGTAACGGTTCTTCAGATGATATACCAGGCGGATCAGCCGACCAGACTTTTCCCGTCGATCCACTGCCTGGTGAGCTGGTTTTGCTATATCGGGATACGCGGTCGATCGAACGTACACAGAGGCTACCGGATATTTTCCTGTCTGTTTGCGATTTTAGTCTGTGTCTCTACGCAGATGACCAAACAGCACTATATCGTGGATGTATTCGGAGGGATTTTAGTGGCGGAGGGAACTTATTGGCTGGCAATCCATACGCAGCTTTACAGATATCCGGAAAGGTTATTTGACGCGGCCAGTCAAAAGCTTTTGTACAGACAGAGAAGATCCTGGGGGAAGGAAGGTGAATCGTGA
- a CDS encoding lysylphosphatidylglycerol synthase transmembrane domain-containing protein: MTSRKKKIVNTVFLLLVFLLTVYSVFRGEDLHEVVREIMRVNPWYLLPGVFGVVFFIWGESIIIHYLFGTLDIHEKKWTCFLYSCVGFFFSAITPSASGGQPMQIYYMRKHKIPVPVSTLVLMIVTITYKLVLVGVGLFVAFFQRGFVSRYLEGILPVFYLGVFLNVICCIAMSVLAFHPVLAKFIVMKCLGMLERIHILKHRPERAQKMEASMDQYNATASYLRSHMRVIVNVLAITFLQRFALFFVTWFVYKALGLHGAHIYDVVMLQAVISVSVDMLPLPGGMGISENLFLIIFKTIFAAGLLLPGMVLSRGIAFYVQLLLSAGMTLFAHLTIGRETLDKT; this comes from the coding sequence GTGACAAGCAGAAAGAAAAAGATCGTAAACACTGTATTTCTCCTGCTTGTGTTTTTACTGACGGTTTACAGTGTATTCAGGGGTGAGGATCTGCATGAAGTGGTACGGGAGATCATGCGGGTGAATCCATGGTATCTGCTTCCGGGAGTGTTCGGTGTTGTGTTTTTTATCTGGGGTGAGTCCATTATTATTCATTACCTGTTTGGAACGCTGGATATTCATGAGAAAAAATGGACCTGTTTTCTGTATTCATGTGTGGGATTCTTTTTCAGCGCCATAACGCCGTCTGCGAGCGGGGGACAACCCATGCAGATCTATTATATGCGAAAGCATAAAATACCGGTTCCTGTTTCCACGCTGGTGCTGATGATTGTTACGATAACCTATAAACTGGTTCTGGTGGGCGTAGGGCTTTTTGTGGCATTTTTTCAGCGGGGGTTTGTAAGCCGGTATCTGGAAGGAATTCTGCCGGTTTTTTATCTGGGAGTGTTTCTGAATGTGATCTGCTGTATTGCCATGTCGGTCCTGGCGTTTCATCCGGTCCTGGCAAAATTCATCGTGATGAAATGTCTGGGTATGCTGGAGCGTATTCACATTCTTAAACACAGGCCGGAGCGTGCTCAGAAAATGGAAGCATCCATGGATCAGTATAATGCGACGGCATCGTATCTGAGAAGCCATATGAGAGTGATTGTCAATGTACTGGCGATAACTTTTCTGCAGCGGTTTGCCTTGTTTTTTGTCACATGGTTTGTATACAAGGCACTGGGACTTCACGGAGCACACATTTATGATGTTGTGATGCTCCAAGCTGTGATATCGGTCTCGGTTGATATGCTGCCTTTGCCAGGCGGGATGGGGATCAGTGAAAACCTGTTTCTGATTATTTTCAAGACCATTTTTGCGGCAGGGCTGCTGCTTCCGGGAATGGTTTTGAGCAGGGGAATCGCATTTTATGTGCAGCTGCTGCTCAGCGCAGGTATGACTTTATTTGCCCATTTGACGATTGGGCGGGAGACTTTAGATAAAACGTGA
- a CDS encoding CDP-alcohol phosphatidyltransferase family protein, with the protein MIGFYNYTVVLTYISLASSVFGMTQAIHGRFKTAILCLAISGLCDMFDGKIARTKKDRTEDEKAFGIQIDSLCDVVCFGAFPALICYLLGVRGPLGIAVIILYCVNSVIRLAYFNVMEMRDALVTADGEKFYRGLPITSMAVVLPLVFMIQFFVPDWVFRICLHLALLGVGVLFVVNFRLRKPKNSTLAILVSVVGIAVLIMIIFTNYRVRLHAGWPWLCRKYPA; encoded by the coding sequence ATGATAGGATTTTATAATTATACAGTGGTTTTAACATACATAAGCCTCGCATCATCTGTATTTGGAATGACGCAGGCCATTCATGGGCGGTTTAAGACGGCGATTCTCTGTCTGGCGATTTCCGGACTGTGTGACATGTTTGACGGGAAGATTGCCCGTACCAAGAAAGACCGGACAGAAGATGAAAAGGCGTTTGGCATACAGATTGATTCACTGTGTGATGTCGTCTGCTTTGGCGCATTCCCGGCATTGATCTGTTATCTGCTGGGAGTTCGGGGACCGCTTGGTATTGCAGTTATCATACTGTACTGTGTGAATTCCGTGATCAGGCTTGCATATTTTAATGTCATGGAAATGAGGGATGCGCTGGTGACGGCTGATGGAGAAAAATTTTACCGGGGTCTGCCCATTACTTCTATGGCGGTAGTTCTTCCTCTGGTATTTATGATCCAGTTTTTTGTACCGGACTGGGTCTTCAGGATATGCCTGCATCTGGCGCTCCTCGGTGTCGGGGTGCTGTTTGTCGTGAACTTCAGGCTCAGGAAACCTAAGAACAGCACTCTGGCAATTCTGGTGTCGGTGGTAGGGATCGCGGTGCTGATCATGATTATTTTTACGAACTATCGGGTCAGGCTTCATGCGGGCTGGCCATGGCTGTGCAGGAAGTACCCTGCGTAG
- a CDS encoding phosphatidylserine decarboxylase, which yields MKYIDRNGRVKSEETTQDRMLSWLYSHRIGREMLKFLVRPGLSKAGGWFLERPWSKVLIAPFVRKNQIDMTCYQEQEYRSYNDFFTRKIKPQYRPWEGSEKTLVCPCDGKLSVYPISQKGGTESSFCIKNTFYTVSSLLQSDKLAERYEGGWACVFRLTVDDYHRYCYIDDGKKSKNHRIPGVFHTVNPAAGDVLPIYKENTREYSLLKSRHFKTVVMMEVGALMVGRITNYHGACPVKRGQEKGRFEFGGSTVVLLFQDGAVSIDDRLIHNTEKGYETIVKMGERIGEA from the coding sequence ATGAAATATATTGACAGAAACGGCAGGGTGAAGAGTGAAGAGACAACACAGGACAGGATGCTCAGCTGGCTCTATTCTCACCGTATTGGAAGAGAAATGCTGAAATTTCTGGTGCGTCCGGGATTATCAAAGGCAGGCGGATGGTTTCTTGAACGGCCGTGGTCTAAGGTTTTGATCGCACCCTTTGTCAGGAAAAATCAGATTGATATGACGTGTTACCAGGAACAGGAATACCGTTCTTACAATGATTTTTTTACCAGGAAAATAAAACCGCAGTACCGTCCCTGGGAAGGAAGCGAAAAAACACTGGTATGTCCGTGTGACGGAAAGCTGAGTGTGTATCCGATCTCGCAAAAGGGAGGCACAGAGAGCAGCTTCTGCATTAAAAATACTTTTTATACGGTAAGTTCTCTTCTGCAGTCAGATAAACTGGCTGAACGGTATGAGGGAGGATGGGCCTGCGTATTTCGTCTGACGGTGGACGACTATCACCGTTACTGCTATATTGATGACGGAAAAAAGTCAAAGAATCATCGGATCCCGGGTGTCTTTCATACGGTTAACCCAGCAGCAGGCGATGTGCTGCCGATCTACAAGGAGAACACCAGAGAATATTCTCTTCTTAAAAGCCGGCATTTTAAAACGGTTGTCATGATGGAGGTAGGAGCTCTGATGGTGGGACGCATCACCAATTACCACGGGGCGTGCCCCGTGAAGCGGGGCCAGGAAAAAGGAAGGTTTGAGTTTGGGGGCTCTACGGTGGTTCTTCTGTTCCAGGATGGAGCGGTAAGCATTGATGATCGCTTGATACATAATACCGAAAAAGGTTATGAGACAATCGTAAAGATGGGCGAGAGGATAGGCGAAGCATAA
- a CDS encoding HAD family hydrolase has translation MTDSIIFDVDGTLWDSTEIVARAWTEVLAAKTSLNLTITPGLLKSVFGRTLPDIASILFSDETPDRQLELIDLCCEHEHELLRKYGAPLYPAWSQVFEILSGRYPLFLVSNCEAGYIETFLECTGFGCYIKDHLCPGDTGNAKADNILEIIRRHDLKSPAYVGDTAGDYRAVKEAGPQIPFVFASYGFGEVENPDYIIHSPLDLTNLF, from the coding sequence ATGACTGACAGTATAATATTCGATGTAGACGGAACACTCTGGGATTCCACGGAAATAGTCGCCAGGGCATGGACGGAGGTGCTGGCAGCAAAAACATCTCTGAATCTCACGATCACCCCCGGCCTTCTGAAATCTGTGTTTGGCAGAACACTGCCGGATATCGCCAGCATTTTATTTTCAGACGAAACACCCGACAGGCAGCTCGAACTGATCGACCTGTGCTGCGAACACGAACATGAACTGCTCAGAAAATATGGTGCGCCGCTGTATCCAGCCTGGTCACAGGTCTTTGAGATACTGTCCGGGCGCTACCCGCTGTTTCTTGTCAGCAACTGCGAAGCCGGTTATATCGAGACTTTTCTGGAATGCACCGGTTTCGGCTGCTATATCAAAGACCATTTATGTCCGGGCGATACTGGAAACGCCAAAGCTGACAATATCCTTGAGATTATCCGCAGGCATGACTTAAAGTCCCCCGCCTATGTCGGCGACACGGCCGGGGATTACAGAGCGGTAAAAGAGGCGGGGCCTCAGATACCATTCGTATTTGCCTCCTATGGATTTGGTGAAGTTGAAAATCCGGATTATATCATCCACAGTCCACTGGATTTAACAAACCTTTTTTGA